One segment of Candidatus Omnitrophota bacterium DNA contains the following:
- a CDS encoding 2OG-Fe(II) oxygenase has product MDVTILHPRLQLDEVAKTSAQAYHTAQPFPHIAIDDFFNPQRLEQLLAVFPGPNDIEWHQFRSATEQKLGSTHEAQLPLPIRQFLYQLNSSTFLRFLEQLTGIPNLIPDPHFVGGGMHQSVRGGQLAIHADFNKHPQWGLDRRLNLLVYLNKDWQDAWGGQLELWDRTMTTCQQKIAPRFNRMAIFSTTSTSYHGHPHPLASPEGVTRKSLALYYYSNGRPAQEHTARHSTLYRVLPTDGFIRRYVSPWVPPIAYALIDKARHAWTPKTPR; this is encoded by the coding sequence ATGGATGTGACCATCCTGCATCCCCGCCTCCAGCTAGATGAGGTGGCGAAAACCTCCGCGCAGGCGTATCACACCGCGCAGCCGTTTCCGCACATCGCCATCGATGACTTCTTCAACCCGCAGCGTTTGGAGCAGCTGCTCGCGGTCTTTCCTGGCCCGAACGACATCGAGTGGCACCAGTTCCGCAGCGCCACCGAGCAGAAACTCGGTTCAACACACGAGGCGCAACTTCCGCTGCCCATTCGGCAGTTTTTGTATCAGCTCAACTCCTCGACTTTCCTGCGGTTTCTCGAGCAGCTCACCGGCATCCCCAACCTGATCCCTGATCCGCACTTCGTCGGCGGGGGCATGCACCAATCCGTCCGGGGCGGCCAGCTGGCCATCCACGCCGATTTCAACAAGCATCCGCAGTGGGGGCTCGACCGCCGCCTGAATCTGCTGGTCTATCTGAATAAAGACTGGCAGGACGCATGGGGCGGCCAGTTAGAGCTCTGGGATCGGACCATGACCACATGCCAACAGAAGATTGCGCCGCGCTTCAACCGTATGGCCATCTTCTCGACGACCAGCACGTCGTACCACGGCCATCCGCATCCGCTGGCCTCTCCCGAGGGTGTGACGCGGAAATCCCTCGCCCTCTACTACTATTCCAACGGGCGGCCGGCCCAGGAGCACACCGCGCGCCACTCCACCCTCTACCGGGTGCTGCCCACCGACGGATTCATCCGCCGCTATGTCAGCCCGTGGGTGCCGCCGATCGCCTATGCGCTGATCGATAAGGCGCGCCACGCATGGACGCCAAAGACGCCTCGCTAG
- a CDS encoding MFS transporter, whose protein sequence is MLDQPAPRHFADALKVAEVRLLLAAVACFTLAGRSLLVVIGFQIYRLTRQPAALGLLGLVEAIPAISLFLIGGYVADHCNRRRILLITRSVSCLCAIALALLSLTQHAASLIGLYVVIFIAGIARGFADPAHTAFEAQVVPKTLTVNASSWITSTWLTCAAAGPAIIGFAFEWWGAVGSYLLIAAAFVGSWLCTALIAPKPQPPPTAGEPLLERMIVGWRFVFSHQPLVGAMALDLFAVLFGGAVALFPIYADDILRVGARGLGLLNAAPAVGALVITLMATHRPPIARAGRNLLLGVAGFGLSIIVFALSRHFWLSMAALFFSGIFDGISVVIRRSTVRLLSPDHLRGRIAAASWVFISASNELGAFESGMLASLIGVVPCVAVGGVATLGIVAGTALLAPQLRRLRFDPRTLERR, encoded by the coding sequence ATGCTTGATCAGCCAGCCCCCCGCCACTTCGCCGATGCGCTGAAGGTCGCCGAGGTGCGCCTGCTGCTCGCCGCGGTCGCGTGCTTTACCCTCGCCGGCCGCTCGCTGCTGGTGGTCATCGGCTTTCAGATTTATCGGCTGACCCGCCAACCGGCGGCGTTGGGATTGCTGGGGCTCGTCGAGGCGATCCCCGCCATCTCGCTTTTTCTGATCGGCGGCTATGTCGCCGACCATTGCAACCGGCGCCGGATCCTCCTGATCACGCGGTCGGTGTCCTGCCTCTGCGCCATCGCGCTGGCCCTGCTGTCGCTCACCCAGCACGCCGCCTCGCTCATCGGCTTGTACGTCGTGATTTTCATCGCCGGCATTGCGCGCGGATTCGCCGATCCGGCCCATACGGCCTTTGAGGCCCAGGTGGTGCCCAAAACGCTCACCGTCAATGCCTCCTCGTGGATCACCAGCACGTGGCTGACGTGCGCCGCCGCCGGGCCGGCGATCATCGGCTTCGCGTTCGAATGGTGGGGCGCGGTCGGCTCGTATCTGCTGATCGCCGCCGCCTTCGTCGGCTCGTGGCTGTGCACGGCGCTGATCGCCCCGAAGCCGCAGCCGCCGCCGACCGCCGGCGAGCCGCTGCTGGAGCGCATGATCGTCGGGTGGCGGTTCGTGTTCTCTCATCAGCCGCTGGTCGGCGCGATGGCGCTGGATCTCTTCGCCGTCCTCTTCGGCGGGGCGGTGGCGCTGTTTCCGATCTACGCGGATGACATCCTGCGCGTCGGCGCGCGAGGGCTGGGGCTGCTCAACGCCGCCCCGGCGGTGGGCGCGCTCGTGATCACGCTGATGGCCACGCACCGGCCCCCGATCGCGCGCGCCGGCCGCAACCTGCTGCTGGGGGTGGCGGGCTTCGGCCTGAGCATCATCGTCTTCGCGCTGTCCCGGCACTTTTGGCTGTCGATGGCCGCCCTGTTTTTCAGCGGGATCTTCGACGGGATCAGCGTCGTGATCCGCCGCTCGACGGTGCGGCTGCTGTCCCCGGATCATTTGCGCGGCCGCATCGCGGCGGCCAGCTGGGTGTTCATCAGCGCCTCCAACGAGCTGGGCGCGTTTGAAAGCGGCATGCTAGCCTCGCTGATCGGCGTCGTCCCGTGTGTCGCCGTCGGCGGCGTGGCCACGCTCGGCATCGTGGCCGGCACGGCGCTGCTCGCGCCGCAGCTGCGCCGCCTGCGCTTTGATCCGCGCACGCTTGAACGCCGGTGA
- a CDS encoding peptidylprolyl isomerase — protein sequence MVLRPDVFIGLGFAVGSLLVAAHARAEEPQASATPAAAPAATAPAPAGIQNGMMVQIDYTLTVDGAVVDSSQGRSPLSYVQGQGEIIPGLEKQLAGLKVGDARDVTVAPEEGYGAVDPQAYVEVPKTQLPPEMTPAVGLALQGTSKNGQPFRATISKVDKDTVILNLNHPLAGKTLHFAVKVVKISPAN from the coding sequence ATGGTGCTTCGTCCCGATGTCTTCATCGGTCTTGGTTTCGCCGTCGGCAGCCTCCTGGTGGCGGCGCATGCGCGCGCCGAGGAGCCGCAAGCCTCGGCAACCCCAGCCGCCGCCCCCGCGGCAACGGCTCCCGCGCCGGCCGGGATTCAAAACGGCATGATGGTGCAAATCGACTACACGTTGACCGTCGATGGCGCGGTCGTGGATTCCAGCCAGGGCCGCAGCCCCTTGAGCTACGTGCAGGGCCAAGGAGAAATTATTCCGGGCTTGGAAAAACAACTCGCGGGGCTGAAAGTGGGGGATGCGCGTGATGTGACGGTGGCTCCTGAGGAAGGGTATGGCGCGGTGGATCCGCAAGCGTATGTCGAGGTCCCAAAGACCCAGCTGCCGCCGGAGATGACGCCAGCCGTCGGTCTCGCGCTGCAGGGAACGAGCAAGAACGGCCAGCCCTTTCGCGCGACCATCTCGAAAGTGGATAAGGATACGGTGATCCTCAATTTAAATCATCCGTTGGCCGGCAAAACGCTGCACTTTGCCGTGAAGGTTGTGAAGATCTCTCCCGCCAACTAA